Within Crassostrea angulata isolate pt1a10 chromosome 2, ASM2561291v2, whole genome shotgun sequence, the genomic segment AAAAAGCGGGATTCGTTTGGTAATCTTTTTATTCTGATGTCCATTATGTTCTCGGaataaatctttttataatCGTTATTTAAATCCAAAATATTGTTGAATAGACGTTAAGTGATGACGAGTTTTCACAGTCAAATTCGACCTTCCAATCTTATTTACTGGCAACCTGCTTTAGAACcttttaatttcatgtatttaatattgCACGCATATCATTCAATTTAAAGGGTAAAAGAGAGGTTTAGATTGCAGTTGCATTCTTTTTTAAACGGATTCTTGGAAACGTATTTATTCGTTTTGAAGGGAGAGTGAAGGTAATGATTGATTCCTAATGCTTTGGATTTCAAGGTAGATATATTTTCCTTATATCACGATATCACATATTTATGAGGGGACTAGTGGAATGataatactttttttgttttttttgtaattgggcgtcaataaaatcattttcagatCAATCCTATTGGAACTCTATTTCACTCTCTTGTTTCGTTTTGTAAATGCAAGAGAAATATGTTAATAATTACAAataatagttatttttttttttacaaatactagtattgattgttttttgtaaaggaaaatttttaattgtGACCTTTGAAAAAAGACTAAATATTGGAAATTTAGCAAAAccacatatatataaaacacttcTTACTCTTTCATTTGGAATAAACTAGTTAAAAAAACCATActatttttgaagactattttATAGGTGTATGTACCTAAGTAACGAAATTAGGCAGGTATTCACCTAAAGTGTTGTTGGACGATTTGAAATCAACAATCCTATTTAAAGTTTAAGTCAATATTATCGTTTATCGTTGACATCGAATATATATTCATAGATGGATGCAAATGACCTTAAATTCACATGGAACGAAATCACACAGGGTGTGACAACTACCAACAGTACGTCCGATGATGGGAACACCAGCCCTACCATGGTGTTCTCTGTGATCGGGGACTCCGACAGTTTCGTACCCAGACCCTGGCCAAAGACAGTGTTTCAGACAGCTCTCATAGAGGCGGCGAAAAGTGGCGGAGGTAGGTCTTTGTCGTTAGATTCAGAACATTAGGTTATGCgagaaaaaatgacaaattgtATGAAGATAATTGTTTGGTTTCAGAAGGTTTCTTTTTGAACCAACGTTATGATGCTTTGACAGATACGAAGTTTTTATAATATCACGAAAGAAATTATTGCTGTGTCagcttgtttattttaattatgacTATACTTTAATTACTGCAAAGCGTATTCAATTTTCCCCTTTTTACACGCCATTGATGTgtttataagataaaaaaaaagagaggaCTGTATCTTTGGTTGTCCTTTCCTTGTACATAGTGCATTAGATGTCTCCCtgttaaaatgatgatatttatattcagtgtatatttcccatGTATGTTTGCATTTGGCGACGTTCAATTTCCTATAATTACACTCAGTGTATATTTGCTCTTATGTTtccattggaaatctgcgaagttcaattttctatgaatacactttCCTAATCCATACGCCATGACCACAAATATAAACGTCTTtacgtgttttgagtatatttatttctgtaaaattaaacttttaaccTAAcgtaaccaatttgatatgtattttcgaaaaaaataatcattagaTTATATTTactacttaaaaaaaaattgttctctacaaagtttctggcactatatcCTTAGTCGAGGAAGCAAACTAAATACATGTTAATATGACTGtttcatgtatgtttcatatccctgaccgAGAGCATATACAGCGTCAATACACCACACATATTTCATGGaaatagacatcagtatgaatataaatataagcattggttgattatttttggatgtcgtcggtcctgtTACAATCAAAGCGGTGCAGACAACGCGagatattcaatttgtctgcaccgcttgatGTGTtgtaggaccgacgacatccaaaaatatgCATGCAATGCTTAAATATACACTCAATTACCACTTttgaagacaaaataaaaacgaattTTCGAAGTGCATTCCCACATTGGGGTGAGTTTATCAAAAGGAAAGGTTTATTTATCATTCATTCCTTTCTGCATTGAGCATGTCAATACTCATTGAGTATGTCAACTCTGACAATCCATGCTGAACTAGATATTCACAATTACAATAGTCAATACGCTGTCGGCTGTCATCAGGTACAAAATAAGTGTGCacgtttgatttttttagaaaCCTGGATTTTGTACAATGGAAAGAAACACGGACTATCCAAAGTTGTAAGAGAGGCCTACAAAAACTACGaggatattgaatttaaaaccaGGGctgctaaaaataaaatcagtgaTCCAGACCGACATGTCAAACTCATTAATATTGCAGGAAAAGAGGTAAAAATATTACGtaactgaattaattaaatGCGATATGTTTACGATAGTGACAACGATTATGGCTATCTAATGTTTGAACATTAAATCGCAGCAGCGGTATGCTTTCCTTTTAAAATACGAGTTTCACGTTTCAAGAAATCTTGATCTTCTTCTGCGTCAATTTCTTTACCAAATCAACTACATTTACGATTCATAACACAaggaaaaattaaaactgaaagCATATGAAAGCAAAGCCCCGATAATATGatcttaaataattatatatgttgATTATACGTTCTACGTGGTATGAATGTTTGAGTAATGAGTTCTTAGTAAAATTCCGAATCTTTGAAATGGTAacgtttatttcataaaatgtgatttttttaaagattatatatATTCTAAAAGTGTTTTATATAATGATTATATAATCGTACAATTTCACGGTATACtaagttttcaatttttgacGGGTGATTGTGTTGGCCTTACAATTTTAACGATGAAGGTAAATTATGACTtatttgcatgttttttttttgtttttctgcgATACGCTGAATATACATTGGATATCTTAAACAACAAGGCACTCAATAAATTTTTCAGGTATCTCAAAACACTTCAGAAAAAACCACGGAATTCAAAACTACACGAGGGGAAGGGCAGGAATTTCTGTTGGACTTTGAAAAATTCGTGTCTGAACAAGACGTGTCCTTCTTTAGTCAGCAAATGGACACCAGTACGCATGCGTATATTCTTATATGATCCATgtttatacaattaaaatagttcactataattatgtacatgttttgagaataaagattaaaatataaGGCAAGTATATGCATATTAAAACACAACTAACACCTTTCGTACgttatttacaaatttactctattgatttttaatacatttaggGTCAAGTTGACCAAGAAATAATGAAACGTCATCGTGTATTCAATAATGTGAAGAAACAGGAACtattaaacttaaatataattttttcctaatttttggGACCAAGgattgtttttatttgcagTAGCTACTAAGAAATGGTGTTTCAAGTGACAAATAATTGTAGAAATGCCGGTTCCCATAGCAATCATCGTCTGTGAGGGAGACATCGAGACGATAGCTCATATTTCAAAGACTCTCCAACACAAACTCCCAGTTATCATCATGAAAGGATCAGGAATGGCCGCAGACTTAGTTGTCGACTATCTAGAAAAGTATTATTGttgatcaatttaaaattgttagataacatacatgtatgtcaaatgTCGgaaaagataatattttttttaaaactgtatgtTCCAGATATATGGCATATTCATGTATTGCATATATAACTTGTATTACAATATTTTAGCtttgtgaaatataaatatagcaccgaatatatgaataaatcaaaagtgTTTAAATACTTATGGATAAGTTaagaaagggaaaaaaatatacatggtTCTAagttatttattgatttttttcgtTTTTAGCAAAAATTCACTTCGAAAGAAAGCCAGCATTTTATTAGGTATTCGATTTGATGACACCACATATCAGGAGttgaaaaaacatttgaaaagcATTGATAAAGCTAAAGACTTGGTAAGTGATGTATTCATAATTAACAGTTTAATTATAGTCTTTAGagataacaatattttgataattagtTCATTGGACCGTTGAAAGAGAATTTGAACCTAAATTTACAAATGAAAGTAAACACGAACCAAAAAGCATAATTTTATGGCTTACGTAAGCTTTCTTTACGTTATCAAGTATGTAAGTATCTTTTATTCTTAAGATCCAAAATTGGTGacaaaaatgtctttttatCTGCAACCCTTTAAAGATATGTATGTAATTGTGTCGAATGATGTCTATGACTTTGTAAAAAACTAAACTTAGATGTGAACAGTTTCCTTTTCCCCATATTATAAATGCTTAAAGTAAAACACGATTTTTTTCTGTCTTCCAGGTCGGAGTATTTGACCTTGAAAGAGATGACCCCTTAATGCTGTCAAACATTGTAGGGGAGACAGTAGTCAGTTGCTGGTCAATAGAGAGTACTCTCCAATCATACACAAACGGTGAGTTATAAACAGTTATCATCTCACTTTAGAAAAGCACTTGTTTCTTCATACACAAAAAAGATTTGCCTtggtaaattatttttataaaacattattctatatacatgtattcacatTTCAGAGGGTGTTAAGATACCAAAACATGACAAATCAAGTTTCCATTCAGACGTCTCTCGCACAGAAGTGAATGAAAACACAAACAAGGGTTCATCGCTGGCTTGGAAACTTCTGCGTCGAAATTTCGTCAGCCCCGAGGAAAAGATCATATATCAAGTTCTTGAAGGTTTTAAGGAGTCTAAGCCATATGTCTTGAATCCAAAATACTCTACCCCTACGTCCCTGCCGTTGTACTTTTATTTCGGATATCAGCTTTTACAAGAACTAGAACTGATAGAAGAATGTGGACCCGTATGTTTTTGactatacatttaaaattaaatttctcaaAATAGATCAGTTATGTTGTTAGTAGATTTATATCCTACATTTTTTTGGTTCAATGATTCATatgtagttttaaaatattttaatttttttataatgaagtgCTTGCATAACGTCATCACATTTATTACTTTATACATTTGGATGCAGGTACTTCTGTTGGAGGCATTGAAGGCCAACAGATGCGATTACGTGAGGGTTTTGTTGGATCGAGGAGTTCATCTAAAGATGATTAATTTACCAGAACTTTATGAACAGGTCAATGTTTGTACTATAATTGAATTTCtgaaacattttttcaaattctgatatattttcatggttttattttttcttctaggCCGTTTCCTGCCAGAAATGTAAGTTCAAAAGAAAAGATTGTCTTCACATGCAGTGGATATTAAAGGTATGTTAATGCGTTTTTAAACAACattgtaaaacataaaaaaaaacaagagaaaaataattgacatttttttccttcaagttttgcttaatttgctCATTAatcggacaaattcaacttttgCATATGAAGTTCATAATAAAGGTCTTATTGGTCCAGAATGCCTTAACAGATCATTGTATTATTCAGCAAATACAGGAGAAACAAGCAAAGAAACTCTGCCATGAATACAGATCTATGATGAAGAAAAGAATAAAGCACGGCAATCaacaaaatgcaaaatatattgtagaAGAGCTTACAGAATTATCAGTTTCTGTAGCAGATGCAGCCACCGGGTTATGTAGAAAACTGTTGCGATACAAAGGTACAACTGACTATCTTGCTAAAGTATAAAACGCGATTGCTGAAAATGACATCTGATGTATGATGTTGATTATCGATTGTCATCTTGATTGACGctgaacatttatttacagtaattttaaacactattaaagtattttagataacattattttggtttatttatatttaattgcaaatatcatatttttagtTAAAATCGTTATTTATCTATATTTCTTATAGAATATAGCACTGACGAATTCTCAGATAAAGAAAAGTCACCAACAATTAACGTAAACCTTAAAGATACGACCATTTCTGACATTTTACTCTGGGCAATTTTTGCAAATCGAAAGGAATTGGCAGAAATATGTTGGCTCAGAGGCGACAACCATCTAcgtaattttatgtacatttacttaAGCTATTAAAATAGTTGTGATAAAAGCAGATTGCGTGCTTTTCGAGTATTCAATAAGAAAATATTAACTTTAATTGGGCATAATTTGCATGatttaaatgaagaaaatgtatactatttgtttgtttatttaatacCTTAAACAGATGTTTGGGACACCTTTTCTTTCAACACTATTATTGGGTCCTCTAGTAATTGTGATACTATTTCATCACTGGTTAATCTAAAATTCAGTATCAGTTTTTGTGTATTTGTAGTGACTGGACTAGTATGTTCGGCAATTCTTcgaaaactttcaaaaaaagCCAGCAATGTCAAGGAGCAAATCTTATCCATTGATTTGGAGGAACATTCAAAGTAAGAAGATACAAAATAACTTAACTAAGTACTGTTATATAAGATAACCTGCAActgcattttctcttttatacaATACCTTAGAATTCCCTGTTTTAATTCGGTTTTAGGTAAGAGGTATCAGTCGTAATATGTCGTAATatgagcattttttttaaatattatcgtAAAAAGCAGTGCTTCTaaggtaaataaaattgtcTAAGTGATGAAGCATACATAAAGTATCGAATGGGCCTTAGAGTAGAGAAGAATAATTCCCCTAATGGTTAAGACCGTGTGAGTGATTTCAGTGGGCATTTGcattattatttgatcaaacaGTCAACAAGGGCGGGTGATAGAGACATACGCCAGCATCTTCAACGTAGTGATAAGCAAAACCAAAAAAAGAGGGACAACAATAACTGTGATGATATTTGATAGGTAGAAGACATACAAGTATTGGGCCAAACGGCTTACACATGTTGTTTTGATTATATGACATGTTACACGTCTTTGCATCACATGATCTATTCATAGCTACCTTGATTAGTGGACAATAAGATTAGTTCCAAATTGAAAATGACATTCATAGCAAATTCAGAACTATCATTCTTTCATTTTATTAGTTTGTAGAAGAAACACTGAAAATGGCTTGTACCTTTTGACCTATGAGAGCATACGTGAATAAAAAACAAGACTAATTATACACAAGGATAGTTTTTGTTAGAAAACTTTATGTATGCCTTGTATTATAAAAATTGCCTTTTACATTCTCTTTGACGGAATAAACTCTTACGATATGTAATTATCAAATCTTTGAAGAAATGCAAAtgcaattttaatcatttaaatgcaaaaaaggtctagaaatcagtaaaaaaaattcttcccaaAATAATCAACAAATCGGACCATACAATTTACTTATTCTGGTCGTGGTtatctttttatattataaGTACAATagtattgtaaaaataataaatcaagatgtaataatcatgaatgaataaacacaatGTATTGAATAACGTATTCTGTAGATTGTTCGAAGAACGGTGCATTAGCATAATGGACAGTATGTACCAAGAAGATTCACAACACGCGATAGATTTGATGGATGACGAGGCAGTAGTTTGGGGAATTCACTCGAGCCCATTAACCTTTGCTTACGAGAATTTCATGTATGACGTGGTGGCTCACACGTGctctcaaaaatatataaacatcaaGTGGTACAACAACTTGGCTCCTGACCTAGTGCCTTTTTTACAGGTGGATACAACCAGAATAAGTATCAAAACCATAACACCCCactcgcccccccccccccccctccaaaaaaaaaatcttcaaattaatCGATGTTCAccgaaaaaaatgtgttttcaaATTTGCAATATCAATACTGTTTTTATACTACATTGAATAGGTATGgaacaattaattaattaagtgTTAGTAATGTTCGAATTTCTATGGGTTATGTTATTTTGATTCAGTGAATAACGTCTTGATAATGAAATATAATGACGATTTTATAAtgtcatgtattttatatctAATAGCATACTTCATTATGTATTGCAAATTCACATTCATTTCTCTTACCGTATATTAGGATCATACAATTTATATATCAAtaccaaaatatataaatttctaTACATTAGAtagtatttttctttattgttgtttattttttagtcTGCCATTAGAAAGCCGAAAAACTTCGTCACTGCTCCACTTACGAAATACATCTTTAATTATGTAAGaagtaacatttaaaaaaaaatgtcttacgATACATTTGTTATACATGGTGTGTTCACGTAAAAAGAATTtactttcaaatatttcagaTGGTGTTTTTGACAGTCTTGGTAATGTACAGCTCATTCGTACTGACAAGTATTGAAAAGAATTATTCTGAAGTATTCCTCGCAAGagtgtttgaatattttgtatACCTCTGGGGATTAGGGGATTTGATTGAAGAAACcatcagctgttttgtaaatattttccgATCATTTAAATCCATTTAGTAATAACTATCATCAACATAAATACCTGTAAAATGGAGTTATGTATATTTGGAACATATCTTAGTTTACCTATTGTGGACCCAAGCTCAATTTACGTCAGCaattaaacatgtatatgttacagGATGAGTCcatttatcattgaaatcttAATAATTGTGACGAACATTTTCCTTAAAAGagcaaagaaaatatattcaataaaagataaatcaCTGCATTACTGAACCTAACAAGTATTCATCGAATTTCAGAAAATCTTAAGTATTAAAGATATAGATAgacattttaactttatttttcatcatcaaagtaaatacaaaaatagacaaaatacagctgataaaattatttggtgtaaaaagttgtttacttcatttgtttcattacaaaacataggtaaaaaacaatatatatatatatatatatatatatatatatatatatatatatatatatatatatatatatatatatatatatatatatatatatatatatataaacttatcATAAAACGTAGAAGTATGTACTATCTCATTTATAATCTCTATTCACAAATTAAAATAGGGCTGTCTAGAGGCTAGAGGTCGCTCCCACAGAGGTTACTATTCACGAATGAAGAGATATCTGTATGACTTTTGGAATGGGGTTGACTTACTTTCCTATGCAT encodes:
- the LOC128171912 gene encoding transient receptor potential cation channel subfamily M member 2-like isoform X1, which translates into the protein MDANDLKFTWNEITQGVTTTNSTSDDGNTSPTMVFSVIGDSDSFVPRPWPKTVFQTALIEAAKSGGETWILYNGKKHGLSKVVREAYKNYEDIEFKTRAAKNKISDPDRHVKLINIAGKEVSQNTSEKTTEFKTTRGEGQEFLLDFEKFVSEQDVSFFSQQMDTKMPVPIAIIVCEGDIETIAHISKTLQHKLPVIIMKGSGMAADLVVDYLENKNSLRKKASILLGIRFDDTTYQELKKHLKSIDKAKDLVGVFDLERDDPLMLSNIVGETVVSCWSIESTLQSYTNEGVKIPKHDKSSFHSDVSRTEVNENTNKGSSLAWKLLRRNFVSPEEKIIYQVLEGFKESKPYVLNPKYSTPTSLPLYFYFGYQLLQELELIEECGPVLLLEALKANRCDYVRVLLDRGVHLKMINLPELYEQAVSCQKCKFKRKDCLHMQWILKQIQEKQAKKLCHEYRSMMKKRIKHGNQQNAKYIVEELTELSVSVADAATGLCRKLLRYKEYSTDEFSDKEKSPTINVNLKDTTISDILLWAIFANRKELAEICWLRGDNHLLTGLVCSAILRKLSKKASNVKEQILSIDLEEHSKLFEERCISIMDSMYQEDSQHAIDLMDDEAVVWGIHSSPLTFAYENFMYDVVAHTCSQKYINIKWYNNLAPDLVPFLQSAIRKPKNFVTAPLTKYIFNYMVFLTVLVMYSSFVLTSIEKNYSEVFLARVFEYFVYLWGLGDLIEETISCFGCLEARGRSHRGYYSRMKRYLYDFWNGVDLLSYALLIVALFVRHVHQSKPFTDARRIYALSLLVMYLRFLEVFLIHRKLGPTLIMIKEMLKDLLRFLFIAVFVVLGVGIYYHTNLWPDYEAMWDGGWQNWRIWTILYYPYWQLYAEINLDHLDGSNESNCTSVTSADSSKCPREDWTVQAIAAIYMLFSNFLLVNLVIAMFSYTFERVQENSEKLWRFERYTVINDYDWRIPSPINIVFLPYRLFRYLAKHDCCSPHCKQISILEQKKKEKRKREKNEAYQRSLQKITALRNHSKL
- the LOC128171912 gene encoding transient receptor potential cation channel subfamily M member-like 2 isoform X2 yields the protein MPVPIAIIVCEGDIETIAHISKTLQHKLPVIIMKGSGMAADLVVDYLENKNSLRKKASILLGIRFDDTTYQELKKHLKSIDKAKDLVGVFDLERDDPLMLSNIVGETVVSCWSIESTLQSYTNEGVKIPKHDKSSFHSDVSRTEVNENTNKGSSLAWKLLRRNFVSPEEKIIYQVLEGFKESKPYVLNPKYSTPTSLPLYFYFGYQLLQELELIEECGPVLLLEALKANRCDYVRVLLDRGVHLKMINLPELYEQAVSCQKCKFKRKDCLHMQWILKQIQEKQAKKLCHEYRSMMKKRIKHGNQQNAKYIVEELTELSVSVADAATGLCRKLLRYKEYSTDEFSDKEKSPTINVNLKDTTISDILLWAIFANRKELAEICWLRGDNHLLTGLVCSAILRKLSKKASNVKEQILSIDLEEHSKLFEERCISIMDSMYQEDSQHAIDLMDDEAVVWGIHSSPLTFAYENFMYDVVAHTCSQKYINIKWYNNLAPDLVPFLQSAIRKPKNFVTAPLTKYIFNYMVFLTVLVMYSSFVLTSIEKNYSEVFLARVFEYFVYLWGLGDLIEETISCFGCLEARGRSHRGYYSRMKRYLYDFWNGVDLLSYALLIVALFVRHVHQSKPFTDARRIYALSLLVMYLRFLEVFLIHRKLGPTLIMIKEMLKDLLRFLFIAVFVVLGVGIYYHTNLWPDYEAMWDGGWQNWRIWTILYYPYWQLYAEINLDHLDGSNESNCTSVTSADSSKCPREDWTVQAIAAIYMLFSNFLLVNLVIAMFSYTFERVQENSEKLWRFERYTVINDYDWRIPSPINIVFLPYRLFRYLAKHDCCSPHCKQISILEQKKKEKRKREKNEAYQRSLQKITALRNHSKL